Proteins co-encoded in one Corynebacterium tuberculostearicum genomic window:
- a CDS encoding class II fumarate hydratase — MTEYRIEHDTMGEVKVPADALWRAQTQRAVDNFPISGRGLENAQIRALGLLKAACAQVNKDSGKLDADKADAIISAATEIAEGKHNNAFPIDVFQTGSGTSSNMNTNEVIASLAHQNGVEIHPNDHVNMGQSSNDTFPTATHVAATEAAVNDLIPGLKVLHESLSKKSKEFADVVKAGRTHLMDATPVTLGQEFGGYARQVELAIERVEATLPRLGELAIGGTATGTGLNTSADFGAKVTEELKNLTGVQELKEAENHFEAQAARDGLVEFSGAMRSVAVSLNKIANDLRMMGSGPLTGLAEIHLKDLQPGSSIMPGKVNPVIPEAVTMVAGQVVGNDAAVAFGGAQGHFELNVFIPMMARNVLESARLLANASRVFADKCIDHIEANEERMKHFAESSTSIVTPLNSAIGYENAAKAAKHALHEKITVRQAVIDLGFVDGENLTEEELDKRLNVLSMTNRDRDNF; from the coding sequence GGCGTGCACAAACCCAGCGCGCAGTGGACAACTTCCCCATCTCCGGCCGTGGCCTAGAAAATGCCCAGATCCGTGCTCTTGGCCTGCTTAAGGCAGCCTGCGCCCAGGTAAATAAGGACTCCGGCAAGCTGGACGCAGACAAGGCCGATGCCATCATTTCCGCCGCTACCGAAATCGCGGAGGGCAAGCATAACAACGCCTTCCCAATCGACGTGTTCCAGACCGGCTCCGGTACCTCTTCCAACATGAATACCAATGAGGTTATCGCCTCCTTGGCACACCAAAACGGCGTGGAGATTCACCCGAATGACCACGTGAATATGGGTCAGTCCTCCAATGACACCTTCCCCACCGCCACACACGTGGCTGCCACGGAAGCTGCCGTTAATGACCTCATACCGGGCTTAAAGGTCCTCCACGAGTCCTTGAGCAAGAAGTCCAAGGAATTCGCCGATGTGGTCAAGGCCGGCCGCACCCACCTGATGGATGCCACCCCAGTCACCCTTGGCCAGGAATTCGGCGGCTATGCCCGCCAGGTGGAGTTGGCGATCGAGCGCGTCGAGGCTACCCTGCCGCGCTTGGGCGAGCTCGCTATTGGCGGTACCGCCACCGGTACCGGCCTCAACACGTCTGCAGACTTCGGCGCAAAGGTCACCGAGGAGCTCAAGAATCTCACCGGCGTCCAAGAGCTGAAGGAAGCAGAAAACCACTTTGAGGCCCAGGCTGCCCGCGATGGCTTGGTGGAATTCTCCGGCGCTATGCGCTCGGTTGCTGTATCCCTCAATAAGATTGCTAATGACCTGCGCATGATGGGTTCCGGCCCGCTGACTGGCCTGGCAGAGATTCACCTGAAGGACCTGCAGCCGGGTTCCTCCATCATGCCGGGTAAGGTCAACCCGGTTATCCCAGAGGCCGTCACCATGGTGGCGGGCCAGGTGGTGGGCAATGATGCCGCAGTTGCCTTCGGCGGCGCTCAGGGCCACTTCGAGCTCAACGTCTTCATCCCGATGATGGCGCGCAACGTACTCGAGTCCGCTCGTCTGCTGGCTAATGCTTCCCGCGTCTTCGCTGATAAGTGCATTGATCACATCGAGGCCAACGAAGAGCGCATGAAGCACTTTGCGGAGTCTTCCACCTCCATCGTGACCCCGCTCAACTCTGCCATCGGCTACGAGAACGCAGCAAAGGCAGCAAAGCACGCCCTGCACGAGAAGATCACCGTCCGCCAGGCCGTTATTGACTTGGGCTTTGTCGACGGTGAAAACCTCACCGAGGAAGAGCTGGATAAGCGCCTCAATGTATTGAGCATGACTAACCGCGACCGCGATAACTTCTAA